Proteins found in one Anopheles aquasalis chromosome 3, idAnoAquaMG_Q_19, whole genome shotgun sequence genomic segment:
- the LOC126577988 gene encoding transient receptor potential cation channel trpm isoform X9, whose translation MLKHARKAKPRAARSWIEATFQKRECIKFIPNPKNEEICCCGQERRTHQFVPGIDPGVSGDLWTPTKHTRPQPTDAYGTIEFQGGAHPTKAQYVRLSYDTRPELLVQLFTREWNLELPKLLITVQGGKANFELQPKLKKVLRKGLLKAAKTTGAWIFTGGTNTGVTKQVGDALLLEGQQRSGRVVSIGIAPWGIVERNHELLGHNRDVPCHSISSPRSKLAVLNNRHAYFLLVDDGSQGRYGAELILRRKLEKYISNQKLQPFTHSSTPVVCLVIEGGTNTIRAVLEYVTDNPPVPVVVCDGSGRAADLIAFVHKYASDNGEQGVLESMHEYLVRKIKETFEVSAEQAERLYQELLLCTKNKNLITVFRIQDRPEGNTQELDQTILTALFKSQHLSPPEQLSLALTWNRVDIARTEIFVYGQEWPLGALDEAMMQALEHDRIDFVKLLLENGVSMRKFLTIPRLEELYNTKHGPANTLGYILRDVRPHIPKGYVYTLHDIGLVINKLMGGAYRSYYTRRKFRPIYAKVMNSYVNTHRKPSTFQRSAGINSMSLVAGLVPVTADMALFEFPFNELLIWAVLTKRQQMALLMWTHGEEALAKSLVACKLYKAMAHEAADDDLDTEIYEELRSYAKEFESKGLKLLDFCYRQDAERAQRLLTCELQSWSSQSCLSLAVAANHRAILAHPCSQIILADLWMGGLRTRKNTNLKVILGLLVPPFIKKLDFKSKEELQQMPQTEEEHLENQYLDYEDRDKKDPDAEKALITAAQSAKSAGESTTPPPQALLSDAYSMKDTKVQENGKVGLTGCLGSKVSLTESENTQYKEYDNDVRQQRPLKMKKKIYEFYTAPITKFWADSMAYVLFLVLFTYTVLVRMAEMPSWQEYYAIAYITTLGCEKIREIVSSEPVAISHKFSVWAWNMWNPCDAAAIIFFLIGLALRLRPYTMDIGRVIYCVDSIYWYLRILNILGVNKYLGPLVTMMGKMVKNMIYFVVLLLVVLMSFGVSRQAILFPNNDASWRLVRDVYYQPYFMLYGEVFADDIDPPCGEDPSQPACVTGHWVTPIAMSMYLLIANILLINLLIAVFNNIFIEVNAVSHQVWMFQRFTVVMEYQQKPVLPPPLIAFCHFYSLLRYAIRKAKGLKESRDNGLKLFLEKEDMERLYDFEEECVEGYFREQEILLHQSTEERIKNTDERVEHMAQKIEDINQKENIQTGAVQNIEFRLRKVEESAEQILSHLAVIHRFMSAHTLMQDPMQGSTSNVSANLAIGGSTVAVMGDQRARTISETDSCQIPGVTQRKKFNRSLTEVRPDAYIFDDGMHFEVRPVPEENENDRSPEKLPTDFGSRDRKLSIRSEDSELFPNTAMPKGLSPQESTGGVVKSSPPAVSPPFLNIRQDTASTESKDTLTPLDGADERTLVGEESVDELVDATSYEGLRQRTGRRRNSSMCGPGPGAVSAGASRDGPGLVGASGRRNSESASGGGLDINRSQTSLYQHGFSKRQHSITQSEPDSGNEQPVQRPTPKGRHLLLQIHTEYTSITDELESVCHMIASPTSSLREPELSNPQFAVMIEKKHLKECEDRDYKMMEALLQTRCSMDDSDDYFEDSAAEEHGPRKMLRRETAIELPVTPSKSNIVSLADSSQGNEDFALKNERAPLSNRNSLRDSKNSPLSMSSQNSPRNSQYMQAAYLNPSAFDAASRLYKKSCESLQKNSSTDTEYSLQPYRFIKQSSNETNSSFNIDNSSLTNDLSIDGETSLNSTVIEMVSGSTINVPATVATTSVATPGAPDADRGAGFQTKRTSSYGSAPQPAEPRGAGCLKKQFSIEKAGGTGERSVSISEGSERVGPVVSGLVVPAKPPRTTRFSDSLSLMGTKSVLSLLKESSSTSTEDTQNEHREAATIPCISTNLVQDEIAKLSSNIKSSTDEDTEPPINETMC comes from the exons CGTGCCGCTCGCAGCTGGATCGAGGCAACGTTTCAAAAGCGCGAATGCATCAAGTTTATACCGAAcccgaaaaatgaagaaat ATGCTGCTGTGGTCAGGAGCGACGCACCCACCAGTTCGTGCCGGGCATCGACCCGGGCGTTAGTGGAGATCTTTGGACACCGACGAAACACACGCGCCCGCAGCCCACCGACGCCTATGGTACGATTGAGTTCCAGGGCGGTGCACATCCCACGAAGGCACAG TATGTCCGCCTTTCGTACGATACTCGgccggagctgctggtgcaactGTTCACGCGTGAATGGAACCTCGAGCTACCGAAGCTGCTCATCACGGTGCAAGGTGGCAAGGCGAACTTCGAACTGCAGCCCAAGTTGAAAAAG GTGCTTCGGAAGGGTCTTCTGAAGGCGGCCAAAACGACGGGCGCATGGATATTTACTGGCGGTACCAACACGG GCGTCACGAAGCAGGTTggtgatgcgctgctgctggagggccAACAACGGTCGGGGCGCGTCGTGAGCATCGGTATCGCGCCGTGGGGCATCGTTGAGCGTAACCACGAACTACTCGGGCACAATCGGGACGTTCCGTGCCACAGCATCAGTTCGCCAAG ATCCAAGCTGGCGGTGCTGAACAACAGGCACGCTTACTTTCTGCTCGTTGACGACGGATCGCAGGGACGCTACGGTGCGGAGCTGATCCTTCGGCGGAAGCTAGAGAAATACATATCGAATCAGAAACTGCAACCCT TTACTCACTCGAGCACCCCGGTAGTATGCTTGGTAATTGAGGGTGGTACAAACACAATCAGAGCTGTGCTAGAGTACGTCACCGATAacccaccggtaccggtagtAGTATGTGATGGATCAGGCCGGGCCGCTGATCTTATAGCGTTTGTACATAA GTATGCCTCGGACAATGGTGAGCAGGGTGTGCTGGAGTCGATGCACGAGTATCTGGTGCGGAAGATAAAGGAAACGTTCGAGGTGAGCGCCGAACAGGCGGAACGGTTGTAtcaggagctgctgctgtgcaccaAGAATAAGAACCTG ATAACGGTGTTTCGCATACAGGATCGACCGGAGGGCAACACTCAGGAACTGGACCAAACGATTTTAACTGCACTTTTTAAATCACAGCACCTCAGTCCACCGGAGCAGCTCAGCCTGGCGCTCACGTGGAACCGGGTCGATATTGCCCGCACGGAAATCTTCGTCTATGGCCAGGAGTGGCCCCTCGGTGCCCTGGACGAGGCGATGATGCAGGCGCTCGAGCACGACCGTATCGATTtcgtgaagctgctgctcgagaatGGCGTATCGATGCGCAAGTTCCTCACGATACCACGGCTAGAGGAGCTGTACAATACGAAGCACGGACCGGCCAACACGCTCGGGTACATCCTGCGTGACGTGCGGCCCCACATCCCGAAGGGATACGTCTACACGCTCCACGACATCGGGCTGGTGATCAACAAGCTGATGGGTGGTGCGTACCGGTCGTACTACACGCGGCGAAAATTTCGCCCAATCTACGCCAAGGTGATGAACAGCTACGTCAACACGCACCGGAAACCGTCCACCTTTCAGCGGTCGGCCGGCATCAACTCGATGAGCCTGGTGGCCGGTCTGGTCCCGGTGACGGCCGATATGGCGCTGTTCGAGTTTCCGTTCAACGAGCTGCTCATCTGGGCCGTGCTGACCAAGCGGCAGCAGATGGCGCTGCTCATGTGGACGCACGGCGAGGAAGCGCTCGCCAAGTCGCTGGTCGCCTGCAAGCTGTACAAAGCGATGGCACACGAGGCCGCCGACGATGATCTGGATACGGAGATCTACGAGGAGCTGCGCAGCTACGCGAAGGAGTTTGAGAGCAAAGGACTGAAACTGTTGGATTTCTGCTACCGGCAGGATGCGGAGCGGGCACAACGTTTGCTGACCTGCGAGCTGCAGTCGTGGTCGAGCCAGAGCTGCCtgtcgctggcggtggcggccaacCACCGGGCCATCTTGGCCCATCCCTGCAGCCAGATCATACTGGCCGATCTGTGGATGGGTGGACTGCGGACGAGAAAGAACACAAACTTGAAA GTTATATTGGGATTACTGGTGCCACCGTTTATCAAAAAGCTAGACTTTAAATCGAAGGAAGAGCTACAGCAGATGCCCCAGACCGAGGAGGAACATCTCGAGAATCAGTACTTGGACTACGAGGATCGGGACAAGAAGGACCCGGACGCCGAG AAAGCCCTTATTACCGCTGCGCAAAGTGCAAAATCAGCGGGTGAAAGTACGACTCCACCGCCACAG GCGCTTCTGTCTGATGCGTACTCAATGAAAGATACCAAAGTgcaggaaaacggaaaa GTAGGTCTGACCGGATGTTTAGGCTCAAAA GTTTCGCTAACAGAGTCCGAGAATACACAATACAAGGAGTACGACAACGATGTGCGTCAGCAACGACCactgaagatgaagaagaaaatctaCGAATTCTACACTGCTCCCATTACAAAGTTTTGGGCTGATTCG ATGGCGTACGTGCTGTTCCTGGTACTTTTCACGTACACGGTGCTTGTTCGGATGGCGGAAATGCCAAGCTGGCAGGAGTACTACGCAATCGCTTACATCACTACGCTTGGTTGCGAGAAGATACGCGAGATAGTTTCGTCGGAACCGGTGGCAATATC GCACAAGTTTTCCGTGTGGGCCTGGAACATGTGGAACCCGTGTGATGCGGCGGCAATAATCTTTTTCCTCATCGGTCTCGCTCTCCGACTCCGGCCATATACGATGGACATCGGACGAGTGATCTACTGCGTGGACAGCATCTACTGGTACTTGCGCATACTGAACATTCTAGGTGTAAACAAATATTTGG GACCactggtgacgatgatgggcaaaatggtgaaaaacatgatttacttcgtggtgctgttgctggtcgtGTTAATGAGCTTCGGTGTTAGCCGGCAAGCAATACTGTTCCCCAACAATGATGCAAGCTGGCGACTAGTGCGAGACGTTTACTATCAGCCGTACTTCATGTTGTACGGAGAGGTGTTTGCGGACGACATTGATCCACCGTGCGGAGAAGATCCATCGCAACCGGCGTGCGTCACGG GTCACTGGGTAACGCCGATCGCAATGTCGATGTACTTGTTGATTGCGAACATTCTACTGATCAATCTGTTGATTGCCGTGTTCAACAACATCTTCATCGAGGTAAACGCCGTATCGCACCAGGTGTGGATGTTCCAGCGGTtcacggtggtgatggagtaTCAGCAGAAGCCCGTACTACCGCCACCCCTGATAGCGTTCTGCCATTTCTACTCGCTCTTGCGCTACGCGATCCGCAAAGCGAAAGGGCTGAAGGAATCGCGCGACAACGGGTTGAAGCTGTTCCTGGAAAAGGAGGACATGGAGCGGTTGTACGACTTCGAGGAGGAGTGCGTCGAAGGTTACTTCCGCGAGCAAGAgatcctgctgcaccagtCGACCGAGGAGCGGATAAAAAATACGGACGAGCGCGTTGAGCATATGGCGCAGAAGATTGAGGATATTAACCAGAAGGAAAACATCCAGACGGGCGCCGTACAGAATATCGAGTTTCGGCTGCGGAAGGTGGAGGAGTCGGCCGAGCAGATACTTTCGCATCTGGCTGTGATACATCGCTTCATGTCCGCCCATACGCTCATGCAGGACCCGATGCAAGGATCTACGAGCAACGTGAGCGCAAATTTGGCGATCGGTGGCAGCACGGTGgccgtgatgggtgatcagcGGGCACGCACGATCTCGGAAACGGATAGCTGTCAGATACCGGGCGTGACGCAGCGCAAAAAGTTTAACCGCTCGCTGACGGAGGTGCGCCCTGATGCCTACATCTTCGACGATGGCATGCACTTTGAGGTACGGCCCGTACccgaagagaacgaaaatgATCGTTCACCGGAAAAG cttccgACGGATTTCGGGAGTCGGGATCGTAAGCTATCGATCCGGTCGGAAGATTCGGAGCTGTTTCCCAATACCGCGATGCCAAAAGGCCTCTCACCACAAGAATCAACGGGGGGTGTCGTAAAATCATCGCCCCCGGCAGTATCGCCACCATTTCTGAACATACGACAGGATACGGCCAGTACCGAAAGCAAGGACACGCTCACACCGTTGGATGGAGCCGACGAACGGACGCTCGTTGGTGAGGAATCCGTTGACGAGTTGGTCGACGCTACGAGCTACGAGGGTTTGCGGCAGCGGACCGGACGTCGGCGTAACTCATCGATGTGTGGACCAGGCCCTGGGGCCGTATCTGCCGGTGCTTCTCGGGATGGGCCGGGCTTGGTTGGCGCTAGTGGACGGCGAAACTCGGAGAGTGCTTCTGGCGGTGGGCTCGATATTAACCGTTCGCAGACGAGTCTTTATCAGCATGGGTTTTCGAAGCGACAGCACAGCATTACCCAGTCGGAGCCGGACAGTGGCAATGAACAAC CTGTTCAACGTCCTACACCGAAGGGACGGCATCTGTTGCTGCAGATACACACGGAATACACGTCCATCACGGACGAGCTGGAAAGTGTTTGTCACATGATTGCATCGCCAACGAGTTCGCTTAGAG AGCCGGAACTGTCTAACCCACAATTTGCCGTGATGATTGAAAAGAAGCATCTGAAAGAGTGCGAAGATCGGGATTACAAGATGATGGAAGCCCTGCTGCAAACGCGCTGCTCCATGGATGACAGTGACGATTACTTTGAAGACTCGGCGGCAGAAGAGCATGGACCGAGGAAAATGCTTCGACGCGAAACGGCTATCGAGCTGCCCGTGACACCGTCCAAATCGAACATCGTGTCGCTGGCGGACAGTAGCCAGGGAAATGAAGATTTTGCGCTGAAAAACGAACGGGCACCCCTATCGAACAGGAACTCGTTGCGCGACTCCAAGAACTCACCGCTGTCCATGTCCAGCCAGAATTCACCGCGGAACTCGCAGTATATGCAAGCGGCATACCTAAATCCTTCCGCGTTCGATGCGGCCAGCCGGCTGTACAAGAAGTCGTGCGAAAGTTTACAGAAGAACTCCAGCACCGATACCGAGTACTCGCTGCAACCGTATCGCTTCATCAAGCAGAGttcgaacgaaacaaacagtTCGTTCAACATCGACAACTCCTCCCTCACGAACGATCTGTCGATCGACGGTGAGACGAGCCTCAACTCGACCGTCATCGAAATGGTTTCAGGCTCGACGATAAACGTTCCAGCGACGGTAGCGACCACGTCGGTAGCGACGCCCGGGGCACCGGATGCTGATCGTGGCGCAGGtttccaaaccaaacgcaCCTCATCTTATGGTAGCGCGCCGCAGCCAGCGGAACCGCGTGGCGCTGGGTGTTTGAAGAAACAGTTTAGCATAGAGAAGGCAGGTGGAACCGGGGAACGGTCTGTGTCGATTTCGGAAGGCTCGGAGCGAGTTGGCCCGGTTGTGTCGGGTTTGGTAGTGCCGGCCAAGCCACCTCGCACGACTCGGTTTAGTGATAGTTTGAGCTTGATGGGGACGAAAAGTGTATTAAGTCTGCTGAAGGAGAGCAGCTCCACCAGTACGGAGGACACGCAGAATGAGCATCGCGAAGCAGCTACCATACCGTGCATAAGCACAAACCTGGTGCAGGACGAAATTGCCAAGCTGTCGTCCAACATCAAGAGCAGCACGGACGAGGACACCGAGCCACCCATCAATGAGACCATGTGCTGA